The uncultured Methanobrevibacter sp. DNA window TGTATTTCATTTTACCGATTTCTTCTTTAACAGGTAATGCTACAATGTTAGCAATTGGAGCTCCTCTGTTAACTGCTGCAAGAGATTCTTTGTAGAATAATAAAATGGTTTTTAACATTTTGTACTGTTTATCAGGAGCACAGTATGTATCTACATCATCAAATGCGTTTTGTTGTAAGAAATCTTCTCTTAACATACGAGTAGTTTCCAAAGTAGCTTGGTCAGTTTCAGGTAATGCATCAGGACCAACTAATTGTACAATTTCTTGTAACTCTGATTCTTTTTGTAATAATCCCATAGCTTGGTCACGAGTTGCTCTCCAGTCTGCTGCTACATTTTCAGCCCACCAACCTTCAATACTGTCTACATATAAAGAATAACTTTGTAACCAGTCAATTGAAGGGAAGTGACGTTTATCTGCAAGAGATGCATCTAACGCCCAGAACACTTTACAGATACGTAATGTGTTTTGAGTAACAGGTTCAGATAAGTCCCCACCAGGAGGTGATACAGCACCAACTACAGAAATGGATGCAACATTTGGTTCAGTACCAATAGTTTTTACCCTTCCTGCTCTTTCGTAGAATTGTGCTAATCTGGATGCTAAGTATGCTGGGTAACCTTCTTCCCCAGGCATTTCTTCTAATCTTCCAGAAATCTCCCTCATAGCTTCAGCCCATCTTGAGGTTGAATCTGCCATGAGTGCTACATCGTAACCTTGGTCACGGTAGTATTCAGCAATAGTAATACCAGTATATACACATGCTTCACGAGCTGCTACCGGCATGTTGGAAGTGTTTGCAATAAGAACAGTTCTGTCCATCAATGGATTACCGGTTTTAGGGTCGTCGAGGAATGGGAATTCAGTAAGTACTTCAGTCATTTCGTTACCACGTTCTCCACATCCAATATATACAACGATATCTGCATCAGCCCATTTAGCTAATTGTTGTTGTGTAACAGTTTTACCTGATCCAAAAGGACCTGGAATAGCTGCTGCTCCTCCTTTAGCTACGGAGAAGAAAGTGTCTTGTGCTCTTTGACCAGTTACTAAAGGTATATCTGGATCTAATTTTTCAATGTATGGACGACTTCTTTTAACAGGCCATTTTTGGAGCATTTGAACTTTTTCGCCACCTACAGTAGCAATGTCTTCCAATACAGTGTATTCACCTTCAGCAGCAATTTCGGTTACTTCACCTTCAAGTGTTGGAGGTACCATAATTTTGTGTAAAACTGCAGTAGTTTCTTGAACTTCACCAAGAACGTCTCCACCTTTTAAAACATCTCCAACTTTAGCCACAGGTTTGAAAGTCCATTTTTTCTCTTTGTTTACAGAATCTACATCAATACCTCTTGCAATAAAATCACCAGATTCTTCTCTGATGATTCTTAAAGGTCTTTGAATACCGTCGAAAATAGAACTCATTACACCTGGACCGAGTTCTACTGACAATGGACCACCAGTACATTCAACTACTTCACCCGGTTGAATACCGGCTGTTTCTTCATATACTTGGATAGTAGCGGTGTCACCTTCAAGCTCAATGATTTCTCCGATAAGCTTTTCATCACCTACTCTAACCATCTCAAGCATCTGAGCCCCTCTCATACCATCTGCGATAATAACAGGCCCAGCAATCTTAATAATATTTCCTTCAATAATCATTTAACCATCTCTACCCCGATAACTCTTTTAATAAGGTCATTTATTTGATCAGATGATCCTTCTGAGGACCCATCTTTATCAGGTATTTCAATTATCATTGGTAATACATCAGAACCAATTTTCCTATTAATGTGTTCTCGTATTTCATTAGCCATTAATTGAGTAATGATAATAATTGAAATTTCATCATCTAAAAATTTATCAAAAGCTGCGATAGCTTCTTCTGAAGTGTTAACAACTTCAGCTTTTTTGACACCACCAAGTCTAAATCCAGATACAGTGTCAATATCACCTATAATTGCTACAGAACTCATATTAACATCTCCATGATTTTAGAATTAGGGAAGTCTGCTTCTCTTTTTGCTCTTGCAATAATTTTTAAATTTTTAATTTCATTTTCTTTTTGACTTAAATAACCAATAATTGGACCAACACCTAATGGTTTTTTAACGGATAAGGATTTTGCATAATTTGATGCATAAACATCCAATGCTTTTTCAAATACAGCTACTGAACCAGTTTCATTATATACTGGAATTACCTCAGTTAATGCTTCAGCATATTTTGTTCCTTCTAAACCAGACACCACATTAGTAACATCCGGAGATTCCATTAAATCTTTAAGTTTCCATTCACGTAATTGGTATCCTTCTTCTAACATATAAGGAGCAATTTGATCATAATCAAGACCATCTTGTTTTGCCCTTATAATTAATTTAAGATTAGCTACATCAACTTGAGTTCCAACATATGAATATACAATTTGTCTATTTTCATCAGCAGGAACATCAGAAGAACGTAATAAATTGCCTAAATAATATTTATCTAAAGCAGATTCTAATGGAAGAATCATATTAGTTTCTTCATATTGTGGAAGAGCATCTTCTAAAGCAGCCGCATATTCAGTACCATCTAAACTTGTGACAATATCAGTTACCTTTTCAGAATCAGCTAATGATTCCAAATCACCATATAATGATCCGCAAGGAATTAATAATTCTTTAGTTTCATCTGGTGAAAGACCAACTTCCTTAGCAGTTAAAAGACTTTTAATGTTGTCTATGTCAGTTTTTTTAGACATGACAGCAAAAGGATCTTTTACTTCCTTAGGAGCGATTCTTGCAATAAAGTCATAAGTATTAGCACGTTCAACATCCAATGCTTTATCAAGAGGATATTCATCAAGAACATCAGCATATTCAGGAATACCTTTAAGATAGTTTTCAACTTCTTCTACATTGTTGGTTTCAACAATTTCAGAAATTTGTTTTTCATTAAATAGTCTTCCTTTTCTAGCTCTTACTCTTGCACTTGGGTTAAGATAAGGATAAATGTCCAAAACTGGTCTAGATGCAATGATTACAATAACTGCACCAACAATAAGAACTGCCATTAAACAGAACACAAGAAATGTTTCATGTGTAAGTCCAACAGAACTTATTAAAGTAGCAATTTCATCTGCCATAATTTATCCTCCTAATTATTTAAATAATATTTCAGCAACTTCACTACGTAAGATACTTTTAAATCTATCTAATCTAGCTTCAATAGTGTTATTTACTTCAATATCACCATTACTTGTTTTTAAAATAGCTCCACCCATAGCATCAATAGGTTCACCTAATGTAAAAGTGATATCTTCAACTTGGAAAGTAGAGCTTCCTGAAAGTTGACCTTTTATATTGTTAGTGTCAGCTTCATTTAATTGAATAATTAAATCTTTACTACCTATTTCATCAGCAGCCTCTTTAATCATTTTACTTAATGAATCTTCATATTCATCATCACCAGAAGCAGCTTTAGCTTTCAGTTCATCAGTAGCTTTTGCGAAAGCAGCTTCAATGACTTCTTCTTTAGCGCCTAATTCTGCTCTACGAGCATTCATCTTAGCTTCAGAGATAATTTGCTGATATCTCATTTCAGATTGTTTTTTACCATTTTCTGATATTTTGGTTTTTTCAGTTTCTGCGGTTTTTTCAGCTTTTGCAGTAATTGTCGCAACTTCTGCATTAGCTTCTTGAATGATTACATCAGCTTTCTCTTGGGCTTCAGACATAATGCTTGAAACAATTTTATCTGTGCCTGAGCTCATATAAATTGCCTCCTTAACTTATAAGATTCCACCGAATACCATAAGTAAAATAGCAATCAAGAAACCGTAAATAGCTTGTGTCTCTGGTAATGCAGAGAAAATAATACCACGAGCAAACATATCATTGTCTTCTACAATAGCACCAACGGAAGATGCTGCAGCGATACCTTGTCCCATACCGGAACCTAAACCTGCGAAACCAATGGATGCACCTACACCGATAGCAATAATACCTGCTTCTAAAGTTAATTTAGTTGCATTTCCACCTAATAAACCTGAGAATACTAATAATAAGATTGCAACCAAGAAACCGTAAATAGCCTGAGTTTCTGGTAATGCAGAGAAAATAATACCTCTTGCAAACATGTCGTTATCTTCTGCAACTGCTCCTACAGAACCAGCAGCTGCCATACCTTGACCTAAACCGGAACCTAATCCGGCAAAACCAATTGCTACTCCAGCACCAATAGCTGCTAAAGCAGCACCTAATCCTATTTCTGCCATATTTATTCACCTTTGAAATAATATCAATTTTTAAATATAATTTAAGATATAAATGAAAAATTTTTAATTTTTAATTTTTGTAAATGTCCTTTTTGCTTTGAAAGCTTCGAATTTACCTTTACCTTCCATGAAGAATTGAGAGAAAAATTCCACATAGTTAAGACGTAAAGCGTTAATAAATGCACCTAATACTTGGAACAAGAAGTTTGCGATATGACCAAATACAAATACGATTATAGCAAGGATTATACCTACCATAGGGATCATTTGATCAACCATTACAGCCAAGATGTTTACTGTCATAGCAATACCACCTGTAGCCAAACATAATGCTAAAAGACGAGCATATGATAAAACATCTCCCATGAAACCGAAAACATCCATCACACCATATGCACCATTAGCCCATATTAACATTCCAAGGGTTACAACTATTAATACTCCACCTAATACCATACCAATAATACCTATTGAAGGTATGAGATATCCTAAAGCGAGTAAAATAATTCCAGCTTCAAATATAAACCAACAAATTTGAGAACCAATAGCTTCTTTAACATTTCCATATCTAAAGTTGTTAATAGCACCTAAGATAAAACCAATGTTAGTATAAACAACACCAATACCGATAGCTATTTTCAAAATAGTATCTGGGTGTTTAAATGCGTCAACAGGTCCATATACAGTTGGCAACTTAGTATGTAAAATCCTACTAGCGAAATCCCCAATACATCCATTGGTTATCAAACCCAGTACAACGGCCCACAGACCAGACCAGATTAAAATCCAACCAAATGCATTCATGGAATCACTGGTTTTACCTAAACCACGTAATAAAACAACACCAATAAGAGATACGAATAAACCATAAAATGCATCAGTTAAACAGAACCCGAAGAAGAACGGGAATGTAATTGCAACAAAAATTGTTGGATCCATAGAGTTATAACGTACCGGTGAGTACATATCCACGAGGAATTCGAAAGGTTTTGAATACCATCCATTTTGTTGTAAAATAGGAACATCTTCATCATCTGTACCTTCAACCTCTATTGTTTCAAAGGCACAATGTCCATCAGAACTTTTTTCAACTAATTGTTCAACTTTTTCAGTGTCTTTTTTTGGTACCCAACCTTCAAAGACATAAGCATCTTTAGTTTGAACAAAAGATGAAAGAATTTCATTCTTTTCTTTTTCATTTTCTAATTGTTCTTTGAGAGCTAATATCTCATCATCCCACTGTTCAGCAACGGCTTTCAATTCAGCTTTAATTGAAGCACGTTCTGATTCAATGGTTAATAATCTTGCATCAGCATTTGAAATAACCTGTTGAGGAGTACCTTCAACATTACCTATTTCAATTTTCTCAAAGTCATATTTACGAAGTGTTGAATAAACTTCATCACTAAATTCATTTAATGTTACTACAACGATAATGTCTCCTTCTTTATCATCCGCAGGAACAGTAAATACATCTAATTCATCTGTCAAGTTACTTAATTTATTTTTGATTTCTGAAGTAGATTCAGCATTAATCCTTCCAACAGTAGTAGAAGTGTACTTTGAATCTTTTAAAAGAGCTAAATCCATGTCAAAATTAGATAAGCGATTAGCCAAACTTTTATTAGACTTGAGTTCACTTGTTTCAGTGTCGAGTGCGGTAAGTTTTCCTTCTATAACACTTGTTTTAGCTTCCACCTGGGATAGAGTGTCTTCAGCTTTTTCAATAAAAGCTTCAGTATCTAATTTCTCAACTTCTTTTTGAACTGGCATGTCTGGACTAATAAAAGACATTAAAGTGTCCTTTAACCCATGGCCTTCTGATAAAGAATTTCCTAATAGTTCAGATATACCATTTGTT harbors:
- a CDS encoding ATP synthase subunit A, whose translation is MIIEGNIIKIAGPVIIADGMRGAQMLEMVRVGDEKLIGEIIELEGDTATIQVYEETAGIQPGEVVECTGGPLSVELGPGVMSSIFDGIQRPLRIIREESGDFIARGIDVDSVNKEKKWTFKPVAKVGDVLKGGDVLGEVQETTAVLHKIMVPPTLEGEVTEIAAEGEYTVLEDIATVGGEKVQMLQKWPVKRSRPYIEKLDPDIPLVTGQRAQDTFFSVAKGGAAAIPGPFGSGKTVTQQQLAKWADADIVVYIGCGERGNEMTEVLTEFPFLDDPKTGNPLMDRTVLIANTSNMPVAAREACVYTGITIAEYYRDQGYDVALMADSTSRWAEAMREISGRLEEMPGEEGYPAYLASRLAQFYERAGRVKTIGTEPNVASISVVGAVSPPGGDLSEPVTQNTLRICKVFWALDASLADKRHFPSIDWLQSYSLYVDSIEGWWAENVAADWRATRDQAMGLLQKESELQEIVQLVGPDALPETDQATLETTRMLREDFLQQNAFDDVDTYCAPDKQYKMLKTILLFYKESLAAVNRGAPIANIVALPVKEEIGKMKYIPQDEFDAKIEEIQSAITKQCSEA
- a CDS encoding V-type ATP synthase subunit F; translation: MSSVAIIGDIDTVSGFRLGGVKKAEVVNTSEEAIAAFDKFLDDEISIIIITQLMANEIREHINRKIGSDVLPMIIEIPDKDGSSEGSSDQINDLIKRVIGVEMVK
- a CDS encoding V-type ATP synthase subunit C yields the protein MADEIATLISSVGLTHETFLVFCLMAVLIVGAVIVIIASRPVLDIYPYLNPSARVRARKGRLFNEKQISEIVETNNVEEVENYLKGIPEYADVLDEYPLDKALDVERANTYDFIARIAPKEVKDPFAVMSKKTDIDNIKSLLTAKEVGLSPDETKELLIPCGSLYGDLESLADSEKVTDIVTSLDGTEYAAALEDALPQYEETNMILPLESALDKYYLGNLLRSSDVPADENRQIVYSYVGTQVDVANLKLIIRAKQDGLDYDQIAPYMLEEGYQLREWKLKDLMESPDVTNVVSGLEGTKYAEALTEVIPVYNETGSVAVFEKALDVYASNYAKSLSVKKPLGVGPIIGYLSQKENEIKNLKIIARAKREADFPNSKIMEMLI
- a CDS encoding V-type ATP synthase subunit E, whose translation is MSSGTDKIVSSIMSEAQEKADVIIQEANAEVATITAKAEKTAETEKTKISENGKKQSEMRYQQIISEAKMNARRAELGAKEEVIEAAFAKATDELKAKAASGDDEYEDSLSKMIKEAADEIGSKDLIIQLNEADTNNIKGQLSGSSTFQVEDITFTLGEPIDAMGGAILKTSNGDIEVNNTIEARLDRFKSILRSEVAEILFK
- a CDS encoding V-type ATP synthase subunit K (produces ATP from ADP in the presence of a proton gradient across the membrane; the K subunit is a nonenzymatic component which binds the dimeric form by interacting with the G and E subunits), yielding MAEIGLGAALAAIGAGVAIGFAGLGSGLGQGMAAAGSVGAVAEDNDMFARGIIFSALPETQAIYGFLVAILLLVFSGLLGGNATKLTLEAGIIAIGVGASIGFAGLGSGMGQGIAAASSVGAIVEDNDMFARGIIFSALPETQAIYGFLIAILLMVFGGIL
- a CDS encoding V-type ATP synthase subunit I, with translation MFKTARMRKIRIVTLDKYVAPTVDALHESGLLQVSDISDSVQQDPELAELVTPAKATPYTGKLSSLLMKTNGISELLGNSLSEGHGLKDTLMSFISPDMPVQKEVEKLDTEAFIEKAEDTLSQVEAKTSVIEGKLTALDTETSELKSNKSLANRLSNFDMDLALLKDSKYTSTTVGRINAESTSEIKNKLSNLTDELDVFTVPADDKEGDIIVVVTLNEFSDEVYSTLRKYDFEKIEIGNVEGTPQQVISNADARLLTIESERASIKAELKAVAEQWDDEILALKEQLENEKEKNEILSSFVQTKDAYVFEGWVPKKDTEKVEQLVEKSSDGHCAFETIEVEGTDDEDVPILQQNGWYSKPFEFLVDMYSPVRYNSMDPTIFVAITFPFFFGFCLTDAFYGLFVSLIGVVLLRGLGKTSDSMNAFGWILIWSGLWAVVLGLITNGCIGDFASRILHTKLPTVYGPVDAFKHPDTILKIAIGIGVVYTNIGFILGAINNFRYGNVKEAIGSQICWFIFEAGIILLALGYLIPSIGIIGMVLGGVLIVVTLGMLIWANGAYGVMDVFGFMGDVLSYARLLALCLATGGIAMTVNILAVMVDQMIPMVGIILAIIVFVFGHIANFLFQVLGAFINALRLNYVEFFSQFFMEGKGKFEAFKAKRTFTKIKN